Proteins from a genomic interval of Clostridium sp. 'White wine YQ':
- a CDS encoding metallophosphoesterase: MISEKKLARKRLTEAYNNAKIEYFDNNSKYIFFSDCHRGDCTPSDEFAKNQNIFLFALEYYYNNGYTYVEVGDGDELWEHSNFKHIRLAHDEVYTQLKKFFDSDRFIMLYGNHNIQLQYKDYVEKNFYKFYDDYNEEDIELFPGITPHEAVVFRHKDTGQEILTVHGHQGDRMNDEFWKFTLLTVRYFWRFLHSIGFINPASPVKSAEKIHKIERIYSSWIEMNKIMIICGHTHRPHFPKINELPYFNDGSCVRASGIQGIEISDGQIALIEWRIRTDSSGDLHIKRRVLRGPEPIEAFDLRKNKTNDSI; the protein is encoded by the coding sequence ATGATATCAGAAAAGAAGCTTGCAAGAAAAAGATTAACGGAAGCTTATAATAATGCAAAAATTGAATACTTTGATAACAACTCTAAATATATATTTTTTAGTGACTGCCATAGAGGAGATTGTACACCATCTGATGAATTTGCAAAGAATCAAAATATCTTTCTATTCGCATTAGAATATTATTATAATAACGGATACACTTACGTAGAAGTTGGGGATGGAGATGAACTTTGGGAACACTCTAATTTTAAACATATAAGACTTGCACATGATGAAGTATATACCCAATTAAAAAAATTCTTTGATTCTGATAGATTTATTATGTTATATGGTAATCACAATATACAACTACAATATAAAGATTATGTGGAGAAGAATTTTTATAAATTCTACGACGATTATAATGAGGAAGATATAGAATTATTTCCTGGAATTACTCCACATGAAGCAGTAGTGTTTAGGCATAAAGATACTGGTCAAGAAATATTAACTGTTCATGGTCATCAAGGAGACAGAATGAATGATGAATTCTGGAAATTCACTTTGCTTACGGTTAGATATTTTTGGAGATTTCTTCACTCAATAGGGTTTATAAATCCTGCGAGCCCCGTAAAAAGCGCTGAAAAGATTCATAAAATTGAACGTATTTATAGTAGTTGGATTGAAATGAACAAAATTATGATCATCTGTGGACATACTCATAGGCCTCATTTTCCTAAAATCAATGAATTACCATATTTCAATGACGGATCCTGCGTTAGAGCAAGCGGAATACAAGGAATTGAAATATCTGATGGGCAAATAGCACTTATTGAATGGAGAATAAGAACTGATTCATCAGGAGATCTCCATATTAAAAGAAGAGTCTTAAGAGGTCCTGAACCAATCGAAGCCTTTGATTTAAGAAAAAATAAAACAAATGACTCAATATAA